One genomic region from Biomphalaria glabrata chromosome 7, xgBioGlab47.1, whole genome shotgun sequence encodes:
- the LOC106077908 gene encoding serine protease 30-like has product MSLQRCLTCWAVVLVSVHMAWAATRCSSLVRYGIPGQCVDKNLGCPYGTEEFAIYSNYIGCITPVQLCCLALPATTTTPTTTTTTTTTTTTTPIKVTRSPSTCGVASRVVFDKIYNGALTAPCDWPFVVSLRGLFDDATILSYDTTGHVCQGVLIGNQWVLTSANCVLQTAGSVADVPAKVLVVVSEYNVTKLDIDPLTDLPQEQLMRVSQVYLHPDYVQTSKANNDVALIKLQTAISGRCSNTICLPTTADAANTCNGYNECVVTGWGLTSTEKIDDYFGGLFFGAVSLLSKEACDLISTRQSLPRPVGSTCMYPRDTDTGACDGDEGGAVMCFDGQRWTVRGILPANSCLNGQYSFYPTDVNLYLDWINTVVTANGGYL; this is encoded by the exons ATGTCGCTACAGAGATGTCTTACTTGCTGGGCAGTTGTCTTGGTTAGTGTCCACATGGCATGGGCTGCAA CCCGCTGCAGTTCACTTGTGAGGTACGGAATTCCAGGACAGTGTGTGGACAAGAACCTGGGATGTCCTTACGGCACAGAAGAGTTCGCTATCTATAGCAATTACATAGGCTGCATTACACCCGTGCAGTTGTGTTGCCTAGCATTGCCTG CGACCACAACAACACCTACAACCACAACGACCACAACTACCACCACGACCACGACGCCAATAAAAGTAACAAGATCGCCTTCCACGTGTGGTGTGGCCAGCCGAGTCGTCTTTGACAAAATCTACAATGGAGCCCTTACAGCACCTTGCGATTGGCCATTTGTTGTCTCATTGAG AGGTCTCTTTGATGATGCAACTATTTTGAGTTATGATACTACTGGTCACGTCTGCCAAGGTGTTTTGATAGGCAACCAATGGGTACTTACCAGCGCTAACTGTGTTCTACA AACTGCAGGAAGTGTGGCCGATGTTCCTGCCAAAGTTCTTGTGGTGGTCAGTGAGTACAATGTCACAAAGCTAGACATTGATCCTTTGACTGACCTCCCACAGGAGCAGCTGATGAGAGTGAGTCAGGTTTATCTTCACCCAGACTACGTTCAGACTTCAAAAGCAA ACAACGATGTTGCCTTGATCAAGCTCCAAACAGCGATATCTGGGCGCTGCTCCAACACCATCTGCCTGCCTACTACCGCAGACGCCGCCAACACATGTAACGGTTATAACGAATGCGTCGTCACCGGATGGGGTTTGACCTCCACAGAGAAGATAGACG ACTACTTTGGCGGACTCTTCTTCGGAGCGGTCAGTCTGCTCTCCAAGGAAGCTTGTGATTTGATCAGCACACGTCAAAGTTTACCAAGACCAGTGGGCTCTACATGCATGTACCCTAGGGACACTGACACTGGTGCCTGCGAT GGGGATGAAGGAGGAGCGGTTATGTGTTTTGATGGACAGAGGTGGACAGTTCGAGGGATACTTCCTGCGAATTCGTGCCTGAACGGCCAGTACTCATTTTACCCCACAGATGTGAACCTCTACCTGGACTGGATCAACACGGTTGTCACTGCCAATGGTGGTTATTTGTAG